The segment TATCTTTGGCGATTTGTTCGTCGATCAACTTATCCTGTTGGGCATTCTTCGCATCTGCCGCGGCTGCCGATTGACTGACAGGTGCCTGCCAAACTTCACCAACATAAATGGCGTTGCCTTCAAAGAACTGAACTTCTTTTTGGAAGCGAATTTTGCTTTCGTAGAAATTATAGAACCAGCGATCTTTCCCATGGGAGCGCTGAGTTTGATTAGGGCTGCCCATCAAAGCGAGAACTTGAGCTTTCTCCATGCCGGGCTTCACTTCCTCGAACTGCCGAACCATTGAAGTCTGGCACCCCGTCGAAAGCATCGCCACCAATACCATAGGCATCATTTGCACTACAGAAATAGCCCAATGTCGAAACATAGTTCCCCCGTTAAAAGAAGATATCAGTTTCCCGAGACCCAAGAAAGAAGACTCAAATATCCTGTGTCAGATCGAAACACAGAACCACAGAACCTGTCAAAAGCATGAACAAAAAGATTTATTGTGCGGGAACAGTGTCAACTACTTCGGCGAAGCCGAAGTGTAAGCCAGTCGGCGAAGCCGAAGCGTAGGCCCGTCGGCGAAGCCGAAGCGTAGGCCCGTCGGCGAAGCCGCAGTGCAGACCTGCCTACTTCTTAAGAATCACAGGCTCCGTCAGGCTTGCCCCTGCCGGCTTGGAAGACTTTTTACCACTTCCACCCTCAGATCTTTTTTCCGCATTGGCCTTGGCTTCTTCAGCAGTCTCGTACTGGCTACGCACCTTCTTCAGGGTGTGATTTACTGAGGTCGTTAGACTCATTTGCGTTTCCATATCCTCAATCGACTTAACATCAATGCGCTCATACTCGCGCTTCTCAGTCAGCCCTTTTTCAGGATAGCGATATTTCAATAAAGCCCGCTGCTGGTCGTACTCTTTCAGGTTTTTTTGAAGTTCTTTGTGAATGCCCAACATCTGCTTCACGATCTCAGCGACTTGCTTGGAATCTGATGTGTGTTGTTTTTCGACGATGAGTTTTTCAAGCTCTTCTTGGCCCGAATGAACTTTGGCTTCCAAAGCCTGAACTCGCGCCTGCACAACAGAAAAACTGTCCTCGGCAGACTTCACTTCCTTCTTTTCTTCCTTACCAGCTTCGCCTTCTTTAGCCTCTTTGGCTTCTCCACCACCGTGCCCGCCTTCATTCGCAGACGCGACGTTGACCGCAAGAGCTGTCAAAAACATCATCAAAAATTTAGGAACTTGAAAGAACATCTTGCCTCCAAGAAATTTTAAAAGGCAGGTATTTAATTCGGTTGATTAGGACAGATGCTTTAGCCGGAGTTAAGCCCGGCAATACAAGGCGCCCTCCACCCACTGTCGTTAATAGCTCCGCCACATCCCAACCAAAACGTGAGTCGGTCATGGCTTCCTTCAACTGATACAACAGATGACTGGATTCAATACCATCAATCACCACAACATAAGTTATAGGACCGGCCGCTGTGTCTGCATTCGCGAAGTCGGTCACATCAGAAAAATCGGAACTGTCCGAAACGCTGACTGGCGGCGGTGCTTGTGCTGGGGCTTGATCTAAAGTTCTGTTGAAATCAAAAGGAGTCTCTTCAAAAACAGGCTCTTGCACAGCTTCACTATAAGCAGAATCCTGGGAAACTTCGCCTTGCGACTCGTAACTTTGTTCAGAGGAATAGTTTTGGTCAGGCGAGTAACCAACCTCAGCGGTAGGTTCAATCGCCTCCCCTTGATCGGTTTGATAATTGCCATCAGTGCCGTAGTTTTGCTCTGCTTGAAAACTCTGCTCAGGGGCTTGTTCGCTGGAATAGTTTGTCTGCGTTTGGCTGCCAACTTCATTGTTGTAGCCCGCATTGAAATCTTGAGAAGCAGAATAGTCTTGAGCGGAAGATTCGTAAGCTGAAGAGACCTCTGCTGGGGCTTCTACTTCAGCTTCGTGATTGGCCATTTCCGGCTGCCCGCTAAAATCGATAAAGTAAACTGCATTGCAGTGGGGACACGTGAATAGAGTCCCTACATGCTTATCCAGAATCTCGACCGGTTTGTGGCAACTCGGACAGGGGATCAATTATCTCTTTCCTTTGCCTTGCTTTTCCATACGACGACGATCTTCGCGATTCATCACGCGATCATCATGCGCTGGGCCGCTTTGGAAGGTCATTTTACGTTTTGGTGGTTCAGCATTCGCAGTTTCCAATGAATGCCCGATATCAGCCTCTGTCGGAGACGAATAGTCGAGTTCATCCAAATCTGCTTCTTCAGGACGAAGACTTTCAAGAACTTCTTCCTCAGTTTGTTGAGCAACCAATTGCACACGCATGATTTTCTCAATCGCATCGCTTTTGATCGTGTTGTTCAATTTTTCGAACGCCAAGAAGGCTTCTTTTTTATACTCAATCAAAGGATCTTTTTGAGCATAACCGCGCAAACCGATACTTTCTTTAAGTTTATCAACCACCGCCAAATGCATTTTCCAATGATTGTCGATAGACTGAAGAAGGATCATCTTTTGAACTTGCTCAAAGAATGGTCCCATCGAAGATTTTTGCTTTTCGTAAATCTCTCTAACACCTGTTTTCACGGCTTCCAGAACCGTGTCAGAGTTCACCGCCATATTTTCAAGATCCAATTTGAATCCGAAAGTTTGAGTCAATGAGTTGTTCAAACCCTCAAGACTCCAATCTTCCTTACGGCCGTTTTCTGGAGCATAAGTGTCAAGCATGTTAGAAACAACATCACCCAACATATCAAGGACTGTGCGCTCGATCTCTTGACCTTCAAGAACGCGACGACGCATTCCATAGATTACGTTACGTTGATTGTTCATAACCGTATCGTAGTCCATCAAGTTCTTACGAATGTCGAACTGATGCCCCTCAACTTTACGTTGAGCGCCTTCCACTGCGTTCGTCACCATTTTCGCTGTGATTGGCTCATCTTCAGGGATGTTCAACATTTCCATGATTTTCTGGATGCGCTCACCATTGAAGATTCTCATCAAGTTGTCTTCCAAAGAAAGGAAGAAGCGAGACTCACCCGGGTCACCTTGACGACCTGAACGACCACGAAGCTGATTGTCAATACGACGAGATTCATGTCTTTCAGTACCTACGATATAAAGACCGCCCACTGAAACAACTTCGGCGCGTTCTTTCTCAACTTGGCTTTTTACTTTTAGCAAAGCCTCTTCGTATTCAGGTCCCGCTTCAGAGCCAGTTAACGTTTTTGCCAACATTTCGGCGTTACCGCCCAATTTGATGTCAGTACCACGACCCGCCATATTGGTAGCGATAGTCACCGCACCTTTACGACCTGCCTGGGCGATAATTTCAGCCTCACGTTCATGGTGTTTGGCATTCAAAACTTCATGCTTGATACCTTCGTTGCGAAGGAATTTGCTCAAAGCTTCTGATTTCTCAATAGAAGCAGTACCCACAAGAATCGGCTGACCTTTGGTGCTTCTTTCTTTGATATCCGCTGTGATTGCTTTGAACTTTGCTTTTTCCGATTTATAAACCACGTCTTCCTGGTCGATACGTTTAATCGGCTTATTTGTCGGAATCACATTAACTGCAAGTTTATAGATCTTTTGGAACTCAACAGCTTCTGTATCAGCAGTTCCTGTCATACCAGAAAGCTTGTTGTACATCAGGAAGTAGTTTTGGAAAGTAATCGTCGCAAGAGTTTGATTCTCGCTCTTCACTTCTACATTCTCTTTTGCTTCAATCGCCTGGTGAAGACCATCACTCCAACGACGACCCGGCATCAAACGACCTGTAAATTCGTCGACGATGACGATTTCGCCATCTTTGATCATGTATTCCACGTCAAGACGATAAAGATGATGAGCCTTCAAACCCTGATAAACGTGGTGAAGAAGTTCAATGTTTTGTGGATCGTAAAGATTGCCCACGCCCAAAAGTTCTTCAACTTTCGCGTTACCCTCTTCAGTCAATGAAGCGGTTTTGGATTTTTCTTCCATCGTAAAATGAACATCGCGCTTCAAGTGCGGGATGATGGCATTCACGATTTGATATTTTTCTGTAGAAGCTTCTGCAGGACCAGAAATGATCAGCGGAGTACGTGCTTCGTCGACCAAGATAGAGTCACACTCATCCACGATCGCGAAGTTATGACCACGTTGAACGTAATCATTCAAATCGAACTTCATGTTGTCGCGAAGATAGTCGAAGCCCAATTCATTGTTCGTGCAATAAGTGATGTCACACGCATACATGGTTTTACGTTCTTGGTCGGTCAAACCGTGGACGATAATCCCTGTTGTCAAACCCAACCATCCGTACAAGCGACCCATTTCCTCAGAGTCACGACGAACCAGGTAGTCATTCACTGTCACAACGTGGACGCCTTTACCCGTCAATGCATTTAGGTAAACGGCCAAGGTGGCAACCAAGGTTTTACCTTCACCCGTTCTCATCTCTGCAATACTGCCGCGATTAAGAACGATACCACCGATCAATTGAACGTCATAATGGCGCATACCCAAACAGCGAACAGCAGCCTCACGACAAACGGCAAAAGCCTCAGGTAAGATGTCGTCAACAGTTTCGCCTTTTTTCAGACGTTCCTGAAACTCTGGGGTCTTTGCTTTAAGCTGATCGTCCGAGAGAGCTTTCATTTGAGGCTCTAGGGCGTTGATTTGATCCACCAAAGGTTGGATCTTTTTCATTTCACGATCGTGCTTCGTACCGAAAATTTTTGTAAGAATCTGTGTTACCATAGGACAAGAGGATAGCCTTAAAACGATA is part of the Bdellovibrio svalbardensis genome and harbors:
- the bamE gene encoding outer membrane protein assembly factor BamE domain-containing protein, with translation MFRHWAISVVQMMPMVLVAMLSTGCQTSMVRQFEEVKPGMEKAQVLALMGSPNQTQRSHGKDRWFYNFYESKIRFQKEVQFFEGNAIYVGEVWQAPVSQSAAAADAKNAQQDKLIDEQIAKDIETHRRDYEGYEAKTKGEDKVRYVPQFEPIR